A window from Chrysemys picta bellii isolate R12L10 chromosome 20, ASM1138683v2, whole genome shotgun sequence encodes these proteins:
- the LOC101937982 gene encoding integumentary mucin C.1-like isoform X1, with the protein MVSFILCLLPALLATTSAETTPGHTLTCNTCFGQTKNCSFNPGTCQANKATGGCLSVAEDSTLDGTKTTYFYKQCLSSYKSDIEVPISFTVGNGKYVRINTTRCNTDNCNSAVPAVPTGSTTENGLQCPTCFALNFTVCNSAITPCTGDETYCIDFSGLLYQDSSRSPFQATGCATASAQAIKPGTTLAMALYTFDFFWGKSVPAQKIPTSPPPTTAASLETTTTTPSTTTTTPSTTTTTTLSTTTTTLATTNTAIKTTTAATPNTTTPPKRTTTNKTTTIHKTMPTSTTTTTTTTKPTTSPKTTTSSKPARPAHATHSGASPALGKFSFALYLPGLTGLLLVKLLS; encoded by the exons GTCACACCCTGACATGTAACACGTGCTTTGGCCAAACGAAGAACTGCAGTTTCAATCCAGGAACCTGCCAAGCCAACAAGGCTACTGGTGGCTGCCTCTCCGTGGCAGAAGATAGTACACTGG ATGGGACAAAGACAACGTACTTCTACAAACAGTGTCTGAGTAGCTATAAGAGTGACATCGAAGTCCCCATCTCCTTCACTGTTGGGAATGGCAAGTATGTGAGGATCAACACCACACGATGCAACACAGATAACTGTAACTCGGCTGTACCTGCAG TGCCCACGGGGAGCACCACCGAGAACGGGCTGCAGTGCCCAACCTGCTTCGCTCTGAACTTCACTGTCTGCAACAGCGCAATCACCCCTTGTACCGGGGACGAGACCTATTGCATCGATTTCTCTGGGCTTCTATACCAAG ATTCATCTCGTTCACCATTTCAAGCAACAGGCTGCGCTACTGCGTCTGCTCAGGCCATTAAACCTGGAACCACCCTGGCTATGGCACTCTACACATTTGACTTTTTTTGGGGGAAATCTGTTCCAGCACAGAAAatacccaccagcccccctcccacaaccGCTGCCTCTCTagaaacaaccaccaccacccccagcacaaccaccaccacccccagcacaaccaccaccaccaccctctcaacaaccaccaccactctCGCTACAACCAACACCGCCATCAAAACAACCACCGCCGCCACCCCCAACACAaccaccccccccaaaagaactaccacaaacaaaacaaccacCATCCACAAAACAATGCCCACCtctacaaccaccaccaccaccaccaccaaacccACTACCTCACCCAAAACAACCACCTCATCCAAACCCGCCCGCCCCGCCCATGCAACCCACAGTGGAGCCAGCCCGGCTCTGGGGAAATTCTCCTTTGCCCTCTACCTGCCTGGCCTGACTGGGCTGCTGCTGGTGAAGCTGCTCTCCTGA